The genomic window AAAATCATACAAATTCAATTAACTAACATCACATGAAAAGGTATAATAATTTTAATTTAACAGTTTAAATAACTTGCTTTTAAAGTTATACATTTATTGCTTCTATAAACTGAAAATTCCTATTGCTAAATGAATTGAATTGATCTTTATTTTAGATTTGAAATAAAACTAATAAAAGTTTTCAACATCGACAAATGTAACAGCTCAAATAATATAACTCATTTTAATTGAAACAGCAGATTGTTCAACCCCTCAGCCAGATGTAAATGCAAAATATACTTCCTGTTAACTTCTTGTCTCCTCTGATGATATCAAGTCATGGGTTAGTGCAAATGTATAGTTTTCTGATCATTTATACCAGTAGTTCAAGAATGGATATTAAGAGTATTTAGGCCCACTCAATAGAACCAGTAGCTTGTTCAATTAACTATAGTTCTCAATATAAGTTAACATATGAGCTGGACGACACTATGCATACTCTATTTGAATTGAAGGAGCTCCATGTTTCCCCAATCTATCCCACAAATAAAACATTAACAAAGGATTCCCAACCACTTGGTTTAGTATAATAGACCAGAATTTAACCCTATTCTCAGGATAAATTAGTCGTTTAATCCTATACCCTCAAGAATTCTGCTGGCGTACTTCTCAATTCGATCCACTCTGGTTTTAGATTGTATTGCAGAAGAAAAGTACAATATATAAGCTCTTTGACGACCAGGTGTAAGCTTTAAAAAAGCTTCGTTCAGACCTTTTACTTCTTCTAATGCCAATTTAAATTCTTCAGGTATAATGTACTCGGAAGTTTTCTTCAACTCAATCTTGACCTTGGATTTCTCAACATCAATAGCATTTTTTATATAGGAAAATAGAACGGTCTTTTGCTTTAACAAA from Saprospiraceae bacterium includes these protein-coding regions:
- a CDS encoding YdeI/OmpD-associated family protein; protein product: MAKNPEVNWFFEQNTKWREAYCELREVLISSELTEELKWGTPCYTLGKQNVVLIHGFKDYCALLFMKGAIMDDPNNILIQQTKNVQAARQIRFSNLIDLLKQKTVLFSYIKNAIDVEKSKVKIELKKTSEYIIPEEFKLALEEVKGLNEAFLKLTPGRQRAYILYFSSAIQSKTRVDRIEKYASRILEGIGLND